One genomic window of Methanosalsum zhilinae DSM 4017 includes the following:
- the truA gene encoding tRNA pseudouridine(38-40) synthase TruA has product MRIALKLAYIGSDYHGSQVQPDVDTVEGQLFRALENLGIISDPHSANYASAGRTDASVHAAGQVVAFDTEAPNLAIPRVINSKLPESIWAWAHAEVPDDFDPRRNAKTRSYRYIMSGENIDISKIRAASRYFTGTHDFLNFCTNDGDRNTVRTVNRIDIRISGPLVKIDIDADGFLWNMVRKIVTALRMVGSGVRDIEWVKQMLDPATYEEGIEPAKAYGLTLMNVDYPMPIEWCIDSYSLRRAHENIQEKQVYYRIMSEVFDHLVPWPME; this is encoded by the coding sequence ATGAGAATTGCACTAAAACTTGCGTATATAGGCAGCGATTACCATGGGTCTCAGGTACAGCCTGATGTAGATACGGTAGAAGGGCAACTTTTCAGGGCTTTAGAAAACCTTGGAATTATCTCTGATCCCCACTCGGCAAACTATGCAAGTGCCGGAAGAACTGATGCCAGCGTGCATGCAGCGGGTCAGGTTGTTGCCTTTGATACTGAAGCCCCCAATCTTGCAATCCCCAGGGTGATTAACTCAAAACTCCCGGAGTCTATATGGGCCTGGGCGCATGCAGAAGTTCCGGATGACTTTGACCCTCGAAGAAATGCAAAAACTCGAAGTTATCGATATATCATGAGCGGAGAGAATATTGATATATCCAAAATCAGGGCTGCATCCAGATACTTCACAGGAACACATGATTTCCTCAATTTCTGTACAAATGATGGAGATCGAAATACTGTAAGGACTGTAAACAGAATAGACATTCGGATAAGTGGTCCTCTGGTAAAGATCGATATTGATGCAGATGGATTTCTATGGAACATGGTACGCAAGATAGTGACAGCTCTCAGGATGGTTGGCAGTGGGGTCAGGGATATTGAATGGGTCAAACAGATGCTGGACCCTGCTACCTATGAAGAGGGTATTGAACCTGCAAAGGCATATGGTCTCACACTGATGAATGTTGATTATCCAATGCCTATTGAATGGTGCATTGATAGCTACTCTTTAAGAAGGGCCCATGAAAATATTCAGGAAAAACAGGTATATTACCGTATAATGTCAGAGGTTTTTGACCATCTTGTGCCATGGCCGATGGAATGA
- a CDS encoding YunC family protein encodes MIVELIELEKGSVIGLRMEMEKAPLILIKARLGFVMCGYLDIETAEKLGDAAAVVRGVSSFEEMLDSNIANLTTSAKNLGITEKMTVRQALDKMI; translated from the coding sequence ATGATTGTTGAGCTGATCGAACTGGAAAAAGGATCTGTGATTGGTCTGAGAATGGAAATGGAGAAAGCACCCCTGATACTCATCAAGGCCAGACTGGGATTTGTAATGTGTGGATACCTTGACATTGAAACTGCAGAAAAGCTAGGTGATGCTGCTGCTGTTGTCAGAGGAGTCAGTTCCTTTGAGGAGATGCTTGACTCAAATATTGCAAACCTTACCACCAGTGCAAAAAATCTTGGAATTACAGAGAAAATGACAGTCAGACAGGCACTGGATAAGATGATCTGA
- a CDS encoding TRM11 family SAM-dependent methyltransferase, translated as MLYAFELSGEHPTIPRSEVLACLSLENLDYEQTHCFDQCLLVDIRGNSDTIEAALVSVSGRLAMSHHILKVIGICANDVNEIIKMAAEADIHQHISSDMTYAVRARKIRTHARLHGEYLEKKVGGTIYRKGYRANLKKPDVMFRLLISNKCIFGSVVASIDRSAYEKRAPHKKPFFYPGVLMPRTARALINISGILPGKNILDPFCGTGGILVEAAMIKSHVIGMDAQSKIISGARMNLDYYSLDHSLMTGDATRIPLADECMDAIVTDPPYGRSALIHARSLNNLYSESMKEMYRILRPGSLAVIVSEKQIDEHSIKAGFKICEKHNQYVHRSLTRTILVLEK; from the coding sequence ATGTTATACGCATTCGAACTATCTGGAGAGCACCCAACAATACCTCGTTCAGAGGTCCTGGCCTGCCTTTCTCTTGAGAATCTGGATTATGAACAGACACACTGTTTTGACCAGTGTCTTTTAGTTGACATCAGAGGCAACAGTGATACAATCGAGGCAGCACTTGTATCTGTATCCGGTAGGCTGGCAATGTCCCATCACATATTGAAAGTGATCGGAATATGCGCAAATGATGTTAATGAGATCATAAAAATGGCAGCAGAGGCTGATATACATCAACATATCAGCAGTGATATGACCTATGCTGTCAGGGCCAGAAAGATCCGGACCCACGCCAGGCTACACGGAGAATACCTGGAAAAAAAAGTTGGTGGCACAATTTACAGAAAAGGATACAGAGCAAACCTAAAAAAGCCAGATGTCATGTTCAGACTCCTTATCTCGAACAAATGTATTTTTGGATCTGTTGTTGCCTCCATTGACCGCAGTGCCTATGAAAAGAGAGCACCGCACAAAAAACCTTTCTTCTACCCGGGAGTACTGATGCCCAGAACTGCCAGAGCATTGATCAATATATCGGGAATCTTACCCGGTAAAAATATACTGGACCCTTTCTGCGGTACCGGCGGAATACTTGTGGAAGCAGCCATGATCAAATCGCATGTAATTGGTATGGATGCCCAGTCCAAGATAATTTCAGGTGCCAGAATGAACCTGGATTACTACAGTCTTGATCATTCACTTATGACAGGAGACGCAACCCGGATTCCCCTGGCTGATGAATGTATGGATGCCATAGTAACAGATCCTCCCTACGGACGTTCTGCGTTGATACATGCCAGATCTCTCAACAACCTGTACTCCGAATCAATGAAAGAAATGTACAGAATCCTCAGGCCAGGATCACTTGCAGTTATAGTTTCTGAAAAGCAGATCGATGAACATTCAATAAAAGCAGGATTTAAAATTTGTGAAAAACATAATCAGTACGTTCACCGCAGTCTCACACGTACTATACTTGTGCTTGAAAAATAA